One Chionomys nivalis chromosome 4, mChiNiv1.1, whole genome shotgun sequence genomic region harbors:
- the Slc38a3 gene encoding sodium-coupled neutral amino acid transporter 3: protein MEIPRQTEMVELVPNGKHLEGLLPVGVSATDTQRAEDPQHCTEGKGFLEKSSSMAPHFTDFEGKTSFGMSVFNLSNAIMGSGILGLAYAMANTGIILFLFLLTAVALLSSYSIHLLLKSSGIVGIRAYEQLGYRAFGTPGKLAAALAITLQNIGAMSSYLYIIKSELPLVIQTFLNLEKPTSAWYMDGNYLVILVSVTIILPLALMRQLGYLGYSSGFSLSCMVFFLIAVIYKKFQVPCSLAHDLANATGNFSHTVVLEEKAQQQGEPEAAAFCTPSYFTLNSQTAYTIPIMAFAFVCHPEVLPIYTELKDPSKKKMQHISNLSIAVMYVMYFLAALFGYLTFYDGVESELLHTYSKVDPFDVLILCVRVAVLIAVTLTVPIVLFPVRRAIQQMLFQNQEFSWLRHVLIATGLLTCINLLVIFAPNILGIFGIIGATSAPCLIFIFPAIFYFRIMPTEKEPARSTPKILALCFAAVGFLLMTMSLSFIITDWVSGTSHHGGNH from the exons ATGGAGATACCCCGACAGACAGAGATGGTGGAACTGGTGCCCAATGGCAAGCACTTGGAGGGGCTTCTACCGGTGGGCGTGTCTGCAACAGATACACAGAG GGCCGAAGACCCCCAACATTGTACAGAAGGCAAGGGCTTCCTTGAGAAAAGCTCCAGCATGGCGCCACACTTCACCGAC TTCGAGGGGAAGACATCGTTTGGGATGTCCGTGTTCAATCTCAGCAATGCCATCATGGGCAGTGGCATCCTGGGTCTCGCCTACGCCATGGCCAATACTGGCATCATCCTTTTCCT GTTCCTTCTGACAGCTGTTGCCCTGCTATCTAGCTACTCCATCCACCTGCTCCTCAAGTCTTCGGGGATTGTGG GCATTCGCGCCTATGAGCAGCTGGGCTACCGTGCCTTTGGGACCCCAGGGAAGCTGGCAGCAGCTTTGGCTATCACGCTGCAGAACATTGGAG CCATGTCCAGCTACCTGTACATCATCAAATCTGAGTTGCCTCTTGTCATACAGACCTTCCTGAATCTGGAGAAGCCGACCTC GGCGTGGTACATGGATGGCAACTACCTTGTGATCCTGGTGTCTGTCACCATCATTCTGCCCCTAGCACTAATGCGGCAGCTGG GTTACCTGGGCTACTCCAGTGGCTTCTCTCTCAGCTGCATGGTGTTCTTCTTGATCGCA GTCATCTACAAGAAGTTCCAAGTTCCCTGCTCATTGGCACACGACTTGGCCAATGCCACAGGCAACTTCAGCCACACGGTGGTACTGGAGGAGAAGGCACAACAACAGGGAGAGCCCGAGGCTGCAGCCTTCTGCACCCCAAGCTACTTCACACTCAACTCACAG ACAGCATACACCATACCCATCATGGCCTTCGCCTTCGTCTGCCACCCCGAGGTGCTGCCCATATACACAGAACTCAAGGA CCCCTCCAAGAAGAAGATGCAGCACATTTCCAACCTGTCCATTGCTGTCATGTATGTCATGTACTTCCTGGCTGCCCTCTTCGGCTACCTCACCTTCTATG ACGGGGTGGAGTCGGAGCTGCTACACACCTACAGCAAGGTGGACCCGTTTGATGTGCTGATCTTATGTGTGCGCGTGGCCGTGCTGATAGCAGTCACACTTACGGTTCCAATCGTTCTATTCCCG GTACGACGCGCCATCCAGCAGATGCTGTTTCAGAACCAGGAGTTCAGCTGGTTGCGGCACGTGCTCATCGCCACTGGCCTGCTTACTTGCATCAACCTGCTGGTTATCTTTGCCCCCAACATCCTGGGCATCTTTGGGATCATTG GGGCCACATCCGCTCCGTGCCTCATCTTCATCTTCCCTGCCATCTTCTACTTCCGAATCATGCCCACTGAGAAGGAGCCTGCAAGATCTACCCCTAAAATCCTG GCCCTTTGCTTTGCTGCGGTTGGCTTCTTGCTGATGACCATGAGTTTGAGTTTCATCATCACTGACTGGGTCTCTGGGACCAGCCATCACGGAGGAAACCATTAG